The Malus sylvestris chromosome 12, drMalSylv7.2, whole genome shotgun sequence genome contains a region encoding:
- the LOC126593523 gene encoding uncharacterized protein LOC126593523 isoform X1, whose product MMQTEQSQEAAQPPQQQQQQQLMLQNSSGSLSFSSNMSREDEEMSRSALSTFRAKEEEIERKKMEVREKVQAQLGRVEEETKRLATIREELEGLSDPMRKDVSQVRKRIDAINKELKPLGHTCQKKEKEYRDALEAFNEKNREKVQLITKLMELVSESEKTRMKKLEELSKNIESLK is encoded by the exons ATGATGCAGACGGAGCAGTCACAGGAGGCGGCTCAGCCgccgcagcagcagcagcagcagcagctgatGTTGCAGAACTCCTCCGGAAGCCTCAGCTTCAGCAGCAACATGTCGAGGGAGGACGAGGAGATGTCAAGGTCGGCGCTTTCCACTTTCAGAGCCAAAGAGGAGGAGATcgagaggaagaagatggaggTCAGAGAGAAGGTTCAGGCTCAGTTGGGTCGTGTGGAAGAGGAGACCAAGCGTTTGGCCACCATTCGTGAG GAGCTTGAAGGGCTCTCAGATCCGATGAGGAAGGATGTTTCACAAGTTCGTAAGAGGATCGATGCGATTAACAAAGAGTTAAAGCCACTAGGACATACCTGCCAGAAGAAG GAAAAGGAATACAGAGATGCACTTGAGGCTTTCAATGAAAAGAACAGAGAAAAAGTGCAGCTTATCACAAAGCTAATGGAG CTGGTGAGTGAAAGTGAGAAGACGAGGATGAAGAAGCTGGAGGAGCTGAGCAAGAACATAGAATCATTAAAGTGA
- the LOC126593523 gene encoding uncharacterized protein LOC126593523 isoform X3: MMQTEQSQEAAQPPQQQQQQQLMLQNSSGSLSFSSNMSREDEEMSRSALSTFRAKEEEIERKKMEVREKVQAQLGRVEEETKRLATIREELEGLSDPMRKDVSQVRKRIDAINKELKPLGHTCQKKEKEYRDALEAFNEKNREKVQLITKLMELMQLVS, translated from the exons ATGATGCAGACGGAGCAGTCACAGGAGGCGGCTCAGCCgccgcagcagcagcagcagcagcagctgatGTTGCAGAACTCCTCCGGAAGCCTCAGCTTCAGCAGCAACATGTCGAGGGAGGACGAGGAGATGTCAAGGTCGGCGCTTTCCACTTTCAGAGCCAAAGAGGAGGAGATcgagaggaagaagatggaggTCAGAGAGAAGGTTCAGGCTCAGTTGGGTCGTGTGGAAGAGGAGACCAAGCGTTTGGCCACCATTCGTGAG GAGCTTGAAGGGCTCTCAGATCCGATGAGGAAGGATGTTTCACAAGTTCGTAAGAGGATCGATGCGATTAACAAAGAGTTAAAGCCACTAGGACATACCTGCCAGAAGAAG GAAAAGGAATACAGAGATGCACTTGAGGCTTTCAATGAAAAGAACAGAGAAAAAGTGCAGCTTATCACAAAGCTAATGGAG
- the LOC126593523 gene encoding uncharacterized protein LOC126593523 isoform X4: MMQTEQSQEAAQPPQQQQQQQLMLQNSSGSLSFSSNMSREDEEMSRSALSTFRAKEEEIERKKMEVREKVQAQLGRVEEETKRLATIREELEGLSDPMRKDVSQVRKRIDAINKELKPLGHTCQKKEKEYRDALEAFNEKNREKVQLITKLMELVS, translated from the exons ATGATGCAGACGGAGCAGTCACAGGAGGCGGCTCAGCCgccgcagcagcagcagcagcagcagctgatGTTGCAGAACTCCTCCGGAAGCCTCAGCTTCAGCAGCAACATGTCGAGGGAGGACGAGGAGATGTCAAGGTCGGCGCTTTCCACTTTCAGAGCCAAAGAGGAGGAGATcgagaggaagaagatggaggTCAGAGAGAAGGTTCAGGCTCAGTTGGGTCGTGTGGAAGAGGAGACCAAGCGTTTGGCCACCATTCGTGAG GAGCTTGAAGGGCTCTCAGATCCGATGAGGAAGGATGTTTCACAAGTTCGTAAGAGGATCGATGCGATTAACAAAGAGTTAAAGCCACTAGGACATACCTGCCAGAAGAAG GAAAAGGAATACAGAGATGCACTTGAGGCTTTCAATGAAAAGAACAGAGAAAAAGTGCAGCTTATCACAAAGCTAATGGAG